The following proteins are co-located in the Chaetodon trifascialis isolate fChaTrf1 chromosome 14, fChaTrf1.hap1, whole genome shotgun sequence genome:
- the lbh gene encoding protein LBH, which yields MSVFSPQIYCPVFVPSRDMTEVMINSTPMEDMRLSPSKDRLSFQIFPDPSDFDRCCKLKDRLPSIVVEPTEGEVESGELRWPPEEFLVSEEEEEEEEEEEEEEGQNNGSIPNGQPIQNSQH from the exons ATGTCTGTATTTTCCCCGCAGATATACTG TCCAGTGTTTGTGCCCAGCCGAGATATGACTGAGGTGATGATCAACAGCACCCCCATGGAGGACATGAGGCTCAGCCCCAGCAAGGACAGACTCTCCTTCCAG atATTCCCCGACCCCTCAGACTTTGACCGTTGCTGTAAGCTCAAGGATCGTCTGCCATCCATCGTGGTTGAGCCAACAGAGGGAGAAGTCGAGAGCGGGGAGCTCCGCTGGCCTCCAGAGGAGTTTCTGGtcagtgaagaggaagaggaggaagaggaggaagaagaggaggaagaggggcaGAATAATGGCAGTATCCCAAACGGACAGCCGATACAGAATTCTCAGCACTAG